From the Natronococcus sp. AD-5 genome, one window contains:
- a CDS encoding AAA domain-containing protein, with translation MNPVPYKRRIEAINEVKKNEQKRTLLTGQRPVEFNVDKYSIPESAIELNDYQYQALLWADSASNVVCIHGPPGTGKTRTLTSYVQQSIAKNKSVLVTAHSNQAVDNLLVGDSTPGNPEDGTLHAMAQDPDMDLSIARVGSNTQNEVVAANYLAKSSSTATVVAATTSGAAQFSQNEFDVAVVDEATQASRPATAIVLNCAQKLVLAGDHKQLPPFSAAEPKEDDLQTSLFEYLLHRYDDEISVLLRTQYRMNENIVSFPDQAFYDSNLETADKWRNWTINDLEPIWGIDIQGEEQQESYSNSLYNDMEAHTTVTLSAENGRVSVFRDGTFTASTRDELSAEWRVNADE, from the coding sequence AGCGGCGTATCGAGGCAATTAATGAGGTCAAAAAGAACGAACAGAAACGTACGCTCCTCACGGGTCAGCGCCCTGTTGAATTCAATGTTGACAAGTATTCGATCCCAGAGTCGGCCATAGAACTCAATGACTACCAGTATCAAGCGCTACTTTGGGCTGACAGCGCGAGCAACGTTGTTTGTATTCATGGCCCCCCAGGAACAGGGAAAACGCGAACACTCACCTCATATGTCCAACAATCAATTGCAAAAAACAAATCAGTACTAGTGACAGCACATTCTAATCAAGCTGTAGACAATCTACTGGTTGGTGATAGCACCCCAGGGAATCCGGAAGACGGTACACTCCATGCGATGGCACAGGATCCGGATATGGACCTATCGATCGCACGAGTTGGATCCAACACTCAGAATGAGGTTGTGGCAGCAAATTATCTCGCCAAGTCCTCAAGCACAGCTACTGTCGTTGCAGCAACAACCAGTGGTGCGGCCCAATTCAGCCAAAATGAATTTGATGTCGCAGTTGTGGACGAAGCCACACAGGCAAGCCGCCCTGCAACAGCAATTGTACTCAACTGCGCTCAAAAGCTTGTTCTTGCAGGAGATCATAAGCAACTCCCCCCATTTAGTGCGGCGGAGCCCAAAGAGGATGATCTTCAGACTTCCCTTTTCGAGTATCTCCTTCACCGATATGACGACGAAATTTCCGTTCTCCTACGGACACAGTATCGAATGAACGAAAATATCGTGTCATTTCCGGATCAAGCCTTCTACGATAGTAACTTAGAAACTGCTGACAAATGGCGAAATTGGACTATCAATGACCTAGAACCAATCTGGGGAATTGACATTCAAGGTGAAGAACAGCAGGAATCGTATAGCAATTCTCTCTATAATGACATGGAAGCACATACAACCGTTACATTAAGCGCTGAAAACGGGCGAGTAAGCGTCTTTCGAGATGGTACGTTCACTGCATCCACCCGAGACGAACTAAGTGCTGAATGGCGCGTAAACGCCGACGAATGA
- a CDS encoding hemolysin family protein: MSLPVYSIEASPRIPLIAISGEGLLSETSITLIGIAVLIILLALSAFFSSSEIALFSLAKHRVNALVENGTPGAETVADLKSDPHRLLVTILVGNNLVNIGMSSISTAIVGFYFNTGTAVLISTFGITAIVLLFGESAPKSYAVEHTESWALRIAQPLKLSEYVLFPLVVIFDYLTRLVNKVTGGGAAIESSYVTRDEIQEMIRTGEREGVIEEDEWEMFQRIFRFRNTIAKEVMTPRLDIVGIDTEATLNEAITRCLESGHRRLPVYADTLDNIVGTADIHELIEAQWSGSAGNTRLGELELLAPPHHVPESKSVDELLGEMQTSRTQMAVVIDEFGTTEGLVTVEDLTEEIVGEILEGTEEAPITHLNETTALVRGDVDIAAVNEELDLNLPDGEEFETIAGLLFNRAGRLVEQGETFDCNDVQLQVETVDQTRVIQVRIRIDPSTETSETTTESIN, translated from the coding sequence ATGTCCTTGCCCGTCTATTCCATTGAGGCAAGCCCTCGAATACCACTCATAGCAATAAGCGGTGAAGGGCTTCTCTCGGAAACGTCGATTACCCTCATCGGAATCGCTGTTCTCATTATTCTCTTGGCTCTCTCAGCATTCTTCTCCTCTTCGGAGATTGCATTATTCTCTCTTGCCAAGCATCGTGTTAACGCCTTAGTCGAGAACGGAACGCCAGGTGCAGAAACAGTCGCGGATCTGAAGTCGGATCCTCATCGACTTCTCGTGACGATTCTTGTTGGGAATAATCTTGTCAATATCGGGATGTCCTCGATTTCGACTGCTATCGTCGGATTCTACTTCAATACGGGAACTGCAGTGCTCATCTCGACATTTGGTATCACTGCAATTGTCTTGCTCTTCGGCGAAAGCGCCCCTAAATCATATGCCGTCGAACATACAGAGTCGTGGGCGTTACGGATCGCACAGCCACTCAAACTTTCCGAGTACGTGTTATTCCCCCTTGTTGTTATCTTCGATTATCTCACGCGGTTGGTCAATAAGGTTACTGGGGGAGGTGCAGCTATCGAATCCTCGTATGTAACTCGCGACGAGATCCAAGAGATGATTCGAACGGGCGAGCGCGAGGGCGTAATCGAGGAAGACGAATGGGAGATGTTTCAGCGGATTTTCCGTTTTCGAAACACAATCGCCAAGGAAGTCATGACGCCACGATTGGATATCGTCGGAATTGATACTGAAGCAACGCTCAACGAAGCAATCACCCGATGTCTTGAAAGTGGTCATCGGCGTCTCCCTGTTTATGCTGATACCCTGGACAACATCGTTGGAACCGCAGATATTCATGAACTCATCGAGGCCCAATGGAGTGGAAGCGCTGGAAACACACGACTGGGCGAACTTGAACTCTTGGCTCCCCCACACCATGTCCCAGAGAGTAAATCTGTCGACGAACTGCTTGGCGAAATGCAGACATCGCGAACCCAAATGGCGGTAGTCATTGACGAATTTGGAACGACAGAAGGACTCGTGACAGTAGAGGACCTTACAGAAGAAATCGTCGGAGAGATTCTTGAAGGGACGGAAGAGGCACCGATTACGCACCTTAATGAGACGACTGCACTCGTTCGCGGCGACGTAGATATTGCGGCAGTGAACGAGGAACTTGATCTGAACCTCCCAGATGGAGAGGAGTTCGAGACGATTGCAGGGCTCTTGTTCAATCGGGCCGGACGGTTGGTTGAGCAGGGAGAAACGTTCGACTGTAACGATGTCCAGCTGCAAGTCGAAACAGTCGATCAAACCCGTGTTATACAGGTCCGAATCCGCATTGATCCCTCAACTGAAACTTCTGAGACAACCACTGAGTCGATAAATTAG